Proteins from a genomic interval of Poecile atricapillus isolate bPoeAtr1 chromosome 1, bPoeAtr1.hap1, whole genome shotgun sequence:
- the ZDHHC20 gene encoding palmitoyltransferase ZDHHC20 isoform X3 → MFVWSYGKTIFTPPATPSNEFCLSKADKEQYEKEERPESQQEILRRAAKDLPIYTTTASRAIRYCDRCQLIKPDRCHHCSACDVCVLKMDHHCPWVNNCVGFSNYKFFLLFLMYSLLYCLFVAATVLQYFIKFWTNELPDTHAKFHVLFLFFVAAMFFISILSLFSYHCWLVGKNRSTIETFRAPTFRNGPDKNGFSLGCSKNLREVFGDEKKYWLLPIFTSLGDGCNFPTRLVIMDPEQFAVSSQNDPAKSSVANQSFPTRPLSESQNRLLSGDCQWVETGPEEENVKSGAKKHIIVSLES, encoded by the exons TTCTGCTTGTCAAAAGCTGATAAAGAACAATatgaaaaagaagagagacCAGAATCTCAGCAGGAGATTTTGAGAAGAGCTGCTAAAGACTTGCCTATCTATACGACAACAGCATCGAGAG CAATCAGATACTGTGATCGATGCCAGCTGATCAAACCTGACCGCTGCCACCACTGTTCTGCATGTGACGT ATGTGTGTTAAAAATGGACCACCATTGTCCATg GGTGAataattgtgtgggattttctaACTACAAATTCTTCCTCCTGTTTTTAATGTATTCCTTACTGTACTGTTTGTTTGTTGCTGCTACAGTCTTGCAGTACTTCATAAAGTTTTGGACA aATGAGTTGCCAGATACCCATGCAAAGTTCCACGTCCTATTCCTTTTCTTTGTGGCAGCCATGTTCTTCATCAGCATCCTGTCACTCTTCAGCTACCACTGCTGGCTAGTTGGAAAAAACAGATCAACTATAG aaacatTCCGTGCACCCACATTTCGAAACGGTCCTGATAAAAATGGCTTTTCTCTTGGATGCAGCAAAAATCTAAGGGAAGTTTTTGGAGATGAAAAGAAGTATTGGTTGCTCCCTATCTTTACCAG TTTGGGTGATGGATGTAATTTCCCTACTCGTTTGGTAATTATGGATCCAGAGCAATTTGCAGTCTCAAGCCAAAATGATCCTGCCAAAAG cTCTGTAGCCAATCAGTCCTTTCCTACTCGACCACTCAGTGAATCACAAAATCGGTTGCTATCTGGTGATTGTCAGTGGGTGGAAACTGGCCCTGAAGAGGAAAACGTGAAATCAG GTGCAAAAAAGCATATTATAGTTTCATTGGAAAGCTGA